A window of Aricia agestis chromosome 3, ilAriAges1.1, whole genome shotgun sequence contains these coding sequences:
- the LOC121725671 gene encoding uncharacterized protein LOC121725671, with protein MSDSSKTKNKTLIRKSLKERGKSYVSRKGKVMPPKKPPSMLKICKCKNQCDTIDHDMKLTLFDKFYREGLKTQRTYLMGLLHLHNIKRRRHGNYDVPSESRRQATIFYFIPKGDGTLVPVCKKTFMDVFAISKKEIETMIRKKKHGDTSFTDKRTSHQTSKYTELDVLRIKDHINMFPRDESHYTRAKSSKEYLSPDLNIHRCFKSFNEMHPDNQVSYKFYRKIFLRDFPNLKFKRPRTDTCKVCDRLSATVCSQNSGSRSAKIALELHHRKAEKSREQMGIDRQQSQLPGSTTVTLAIDLQQVLFVPTLTHSEMFYKRQLSCYNLCINVADIGNSFMCLWHEGICSRGGNEIASCLLTFINKGIITKKDHLIIWCDNCVGQNKNRMMLFLLMYLVANGHFKSIEQKFLITGHSFLQCDRDFGIIEKRKKVMKSYVPQDLKKVISGAKNTAKPFQVIDMTSDCFFDLQAAADDIIVTKKLNISTASRLLVREDKPGVVHVKENLGDLEPWKEINVLKRGKSISDLKNVELRRLVAKNTISREKKKDLESMIEYLPENYQEFYRNLCNN; from the exons atgagtgattctagtaaaactaaaaataaaacattaataagaaaatctttgaaagaaAGAGGAAAGAGTTATGTTAGCAGGAAAGGAAAAGTCATGCCGCCAAAAAAACCACCTTCTATGCTG AAAATATGCAAATGTAAGAACCAATGCGATACAATAGACCATGACatgaaattaactttatttgacAAGTTCTACCGAGAAGGTTTAAAAACACAAAGAACATATTTGATGGGGCTGTTGCATCTGCATAACATTAAGCGACGCCGACATGGTAATTATGATGTACCATCTGAAAGTAGACGACAAgctactattttttattttatacctaaagGTGATGGCACATTAGTACCAGTTTGCAAAAAAACATTCATGGATGTTTTTGCGATTTCTAAAAAAGAAATAGAGACAATGATTCGTAAAAAGAAGCATGGCGATACATCATTTACTGACAAAAGGACTTCACaccaaacatcaaaatataCTGAATTAGATGTGCTGAGAATTAAAGATCACATTAATATGTTCCCCCGAGATGAGAGTCATTATACACGAGCAAAAAGCTCAAAAGAGTATCTTAGCCCTGATTTGAATATACATAGGTGTTTTAAATCCTTTAATGAAATGCACCCTGATAACCAAGTATCATATAAgttttacagaaaaatatttttgagagattttcctaatttaaagtTCAAGAGACCTAGGACTGATACTTGTAAAGTTTGTGATCGCTTGTCGGCAACagtgtgttctcaaaattcagGTAGTCGGTCTGCAAAAATTGCTTTAGAACTACATCACCGGAAAGCAGAAAAATCCCGTGAGCAAATGGGCATAGATAGGCAGCAGTCTCAACTACCAGGTAGTACTACTGTCACACTAGCCATAGATCTTCAGCAGGTGCTCTTCGTGCCCACTCTAACTCACTCAGAGATGTTTTACAAACGGCAGCTTAGCTGTTATAACCTATGCATCAATGTGGCTGATATTGGGAACTCTTTCATGTGTCTTTGGCATGAAGGAATCTGTAGCAGAGGAGGCAATGAAATAGCGTCATGCCTACtgacttttataaataaaggaaTAATTACAAAAAAGGACCATCTTATAATATGGTGCGATAACTGTGTCGgccaaaataaaaacagaatgaTGCTTTTCTTATTGATGTATTTAGTGGCAAATGGCCACTTTAAATCAATCGAACAGAAATTTTTAATAACAGGTCATAGTTTCCTACAGTGTGATAGAGACTTTGGAATcatagaaaaaagaaaaaaggttaTGAAAAGTTATGTACCTCAGGACctaaaaaaagtaatttctGGTGCAAAAAATACAGCAAAACCTTTCCAGGTGATTGATATGACAAGTGACTGTTTTTTTGACCTCCAAGCTGCTGCAGATGACATAATTGTGACTAAAAAACTGAATATCTCAACAGCATCTCGGTTGTTAGTAAGGGAAGATAAGCCAGGTGTAGTGCATGTAAAAGAAAATTTAGGAGACTTGGAACCATGGAAAGAAATAAATGTATTGAAAAGAGGGAAATCTATTTCAGACTTAAAAAATGTGGAGTTACGTCGACTTGTGGCTAAAAATACTATAAGCAGAGAAAAGAAGAAGGACTTAGAAAGTATGATTGAATACTTGCCAGAAAATTA